In a genomic window of Mycolicibacillus parakoreensis:
- a CDS encoding RNA polymerase sigma factor: MAATKPSPATDKPVKRTATKAAATKAAKAAKATKATRSSATDGAAKTTKAPAKKAAAGAAPRKRATKAAPAKKAAAKKTAATKTRASRATKDTAAETGTAAETDTDLETDPAAGEIDADTVVTIEDLADDTADEEIAEPSEKDKASGDFVWDEEESEALRQARKDAELTASADSVRAYLKQIGKVALLNAEEEVELAKRIEAGLYATQKMAEYTANGEKLAVAYRRDMAWICRDGDRAKNHLLEANLRLVVSLAKRYTGRGMAFLDLIQEGNLGLIRAVEKFDYTKGYKFSTYATWWIRQAITRAMADQARTIRIPVHMVEVINKLGRIQRELLQDLGREPTPEELAKEMDITPEKVLEIQQYAREPISLDQTIGDEGDSQLGDFIEDSEAVVAVDAVSFTLLQDQLQSVLETLSEREAGVVRLRFGLTDGQPRTLDEIGQVYGVTRERIRQIESKTMSKLRHPSRSQVLRDYLD; encoded by the coding sequence GTGGCAGCGACCAAGCCAAGTCCGGCAACCGACAAGCCGGTGAAGCGCACCGCCACCAAAGCTGCCGCCACCAAAGCCGCCAAGGCCGCCAAGGCCACCAAGGCCACCCGCAGCTCCGCGACCGACGGCGCGGCGAAGACCACCAAGGCCCCGGCGAAGAAAGCCGCCGCGGGGGCCGCCCCCCGGAAACGCGCGACCAAGGCGGCCCCGGCGAAGAAGGCCGCCGCGAAAAAGACCGCCGCGACCAAGACCCGGGCCAGCCGGGCGACGAAGGACACCGCCGCCGAGACCGGCACGGCCGCCGAGACCGACACCGACCTCGAGACCGACCCCGCTGCCGGCGAGATCGATGCCGACACCGTGGTCACCATCGAGGATCTCGCCGACGACACCGCCGACGAGGAGATCGCCGAGCCGTCGGAGAAGGACAAGGCCTCCGGCGACTTCGTCTGGGACGAGGAGGAGTCCGAGGCGCTGCGGCAGGCCCGCAAGGACGCCGAACTCACCGCCTCGGCCGACTCGGTGCGCGCCTACCTCAAACAGATCGGCAAGGTGGCACTGCTCAACGCCGAGGAGGAGGTCGAGCTCGCCAAGCGCATCGAAGCCGGCCTCTACGCGACCCAGAAGATGGCCGAGTACACCGCCAATGGCGAGAAACTCGCCGTCGCCTACCGGCGCGACATGGCCTGGATCTGTCGCGACGGTGATCGCGCCAAAAACCACCTGCTCGAGGCGAACCTGCGGCTGGTGGTCTCGCTGGCGAAACGCTACACCGGACGGGGCATGGCGTTTTTGGACCTGATCCAGGAGGGCAACCTGGGTCTGATCCGCGCGGTGGAGAAATTCGACTACACCAAGGGCTACAAATTCTCCACCTACGCCACCTGGTGGATCCGCCAGGCCATCACCCGCGCCATGGCCGACCAGGCCCGCACCATCCGGATCCCGGTGCACATGGTCGAGGTGATCAACAAGCTGGGCCGCATCCAACGGGAGCTGCTGCAGGATCTGGGCCGCGAGCCCACCCCCGAGGAGCTGGCCAAGGAGATGGACATCACCCCGGAGAAGGTGCTGGAGATCCAGCAGTACGCCCGGGAACCGATCTCGCTGGACCAGACCATCGGCGACGAGGGCGACTCGCAGCTCGGTGATTTCATCGAGGACAGTGAAGCCGTCGTAGCCGTCGACGCCGTCTCGTTCACCCTGCTGCAGGACCAGTTGCAGTCGGTGCTCGAGACGCTCTCCGAACGCGAAGCCGGCGTGGTGCGGCTGCGGTTCGGACTCACCGACGGCCAGCCTCGCACCCTCGACGAGATCGGCCAGGTCTACGGGGTCACCCGCGAGCGGATCCGCCAGATCGAGTCCAAGACGATGAGCAAACTGCGCCACCCCAGCCGCTCGCAGGTGCTGCGCGACTACCTGGACTAG
- a CDS encoding DUF952 domain-containing protein codes for MTHDSPDVLVHLCAADDWDRARRRGRLHPESLDREGFIHLSSPEQVHLPANRLFAGRTDLVLLHIAGERLAAPVRWEPGVPEDPAGMLFAHLYGVLPVDAVIAVTAYRPGVDGRFAPWRT; via the coding sequence ATGACCCACGACAGCCCCGACGTTCTCGTGCACCTGTGCGCCGCCGACGATTGGGATCGAGCCCGCCGCCGCGGTCGCCTGCACCCGGAGTCCCTGGACCGGGAGGGCTTCATCCACCTGTCGAGTCCCGAGCAGGTCCATCTGCCGGCCAATCGGCTGTTTGCCGGCCGCACCGATCTGGTGTTGCTGCACATCGCCGGCGAGCGCCTGGCCGCGCCGGTGCGCTGGGAGCCCGGCGTGCCCGAAGATCCGGCGGGGATGCTGTTCGCGCACCTGTACGGGGTGTTGCCGGTGGACGCGGTCATCGCCGTCACCGCCTACCGCCCGGGCGTCGACGGCAGGTTCGCGCCGTGGCGGACGTGA
- a CDS encoding DUF7455 domain-containing protein — MNATLTGPELTKADRCDRCGAAARVRATLPSGAELLFCQHHANAHEAKLIEMAAVLETSPPEA; from the coding sequence ATGAACGCGACTCTGACCGGCCCGGAATTGACCAAGGCTGATCGTTGCGACCGCTGCGGTGCGGCGGCGCGGGTGCGTGCCACCCTGCCGTCGGGAGCCGAACTCCTCTTCTGCCAGCACCACGCCAACGCCCACGAAGCGAAGCTGATCGAGATGGCCGCGGTGCTGGAGACCAGCCCGCCGGAGGCGTAG
- a CDS encoding YihY/virulence factor BrkB family protein, producing MSHPDPAAAPPRPRHHAWPILRRTLTKSWDDSIFSESAQAGFWSVLSLPPLLLGMLGSLSYIAPLFGPDTLPTIQARLIGAAGRFFSQNVVTEIIEPTVHDIVAGARGEVVSLGFIISLWAGSSAISAFVDSVVEAHDQTALRHPVRQRFFALFLYVAMQVVIIVAAPILALGPRKIAEHLPPNWSQMLHLAYYPVLGLILVLGVTVLYRASLPRPLPSHRLIVGAMLASTVFVVATLGLRVYLRYITRTGYTYGALATPIAFLLFAFFLGFAIMVGAELNAAIEEEWPAPATHVGRMRHWMRVRRRWLRVRRRGLTPAVAPVGHPAAPDDRPAAAKVSPS from the coding sequence ATGAGTCACCCGGATCCCGCCGCGGCGCCGCCGCGACCGCGCCACCACGCGTGGCCGATCCTGCGCCGGACCCTGACGAAAAGCTGGGATGACTCGATTTTCTCCGAGTCGGCGCAGGCCGGCTTCTGGTCGGTGCTGTCGCTGCCGCCGCTGCTGTTGGGGATGCTCGGCAGCCTCTCCTACATCGCGCCGCTGTTCGGTCCCGACACGCTGCCGACCATCCAGGCCCGGCTGATCGGCGCTGCGGGGCGGTTTTTCTCCCAGAACGTCGTCACCGAGATCATCGAGCCGACCGTGCACGACATCGTCGCCGGCGCGCGCGGGGAGGTCGTGTCGCTCGGGTTCATCATCTCGCTGTGGGCCGGCTCCTCGGCCATCTCCGCATTCGTCGACTCGGTGGTCGAGGCCCACGACCAGACCGCCCTGCGCCATCCGGTGCGCCAGCGGTTCTTCGCGCTGTTCCTCTACGTCGCGATGCAGGTGGTCATCATCGTGGCGGCCCCCATCCTGGCGCTGGGCCCGCGCAAGATCGCCGAACATCTCCCGCCGAACTGGTCGCAGATGCTGCACCTGGCCTACTACCCCGTGCTCGGGCTGATCCTGGTGCTCGGGGTCACCGTCTTGTACCGGGCGTCGCTGCCCCGACCGTTGCCGTCGCACCGGCTGATCGTCGGAGCGATGCTGGCCAGCACGGTCTTCGTGGTGGCGACCCTGGGGTTGCGGGTCTACCTGCGCTACATCACCCGCACCGGCTACACCTACGGCGCGCTGGCCACCCCGATCGCGTTCCTGCTGTTCGCGTTCTTCCTCGGGTTCGCGATCATGGTCGGCGCCGAACTCAACGCCGCCATCGAAGAGGAGTGGCCGGCACCGGCCACCCACGTGGGCCGGATGCGGCACTGGATGCGGGTACGGCGACGCTGGCTGCGGGTACGCCGACGCGGCCTGACCCCGGCGGTGGCGCCGGTCGGGCACCCAGCCGCCCCCGACGACCGGCCCGCAGCCGCGAAGGTCAGCCCTTCTTGA
- a CDS encoding DUF3039 domain-containing protein: MQTQTLDRTDTDERVDDGTDSDTPKYFHYVKKDKIAESAVMGSHVVALCGEVFPVTRSAKPGSPVCPECKRVYEKLKKG, translated from the coding sequence ATGCAGACCCAGACCCTCGATCGCACCGATACCGACGAACGCGTCGACGACGGGACCGACAGCGATACCCCGAAGTATTTCCACTACGTGAAAAAGGACAAGATCGCCGAGAGCGCCGTGATGGGCAGCCATGTGGTGGCGCTGTGCGGCGAGGTGTTTCCGGTGACCCGCTCGGCCAAGCCGGGTTCGCCGGTGTGCCCGGAGTGTAAACGCGTCTACGAGAAGCTCAAGAAGGGCTGA
- a CDS encoding DUF3099 domain-containing protein: MKHSPELGFDDDGRPVLITAAAPSFEEEHRARVRKYLIMMSCRIPAFVLAALAYAQWHNGLLSMAILAVSIPLPWMAVLIANDRPPRRAGEPRRYDAASPHPSLRHAAHDRMLETGPAVPHTADGPGPTPR, from the coding sequence ATGAAGCACAGCCCTGAGCTGGGTTTCGACGACGATGGTCGGCCAGTACTCATCACCGCCGCGGCACCCTCCTTTGAAGAAGAGCACCGAGCCCGGGTGCGCAAATACCTGATCATGATGTCCTGCCGGATCCCGGCGTTCGTCCTCGCCGCCCTGGCCTACGCGCAGTGGCACAACGGGTTGCTGTCGATGGCGATCCTGGCGGTGTCGATTCCGTTGCCCTGGATGGCGGTGCTGATCGCCAACGACCGTCCACCGCGGCGCGCCGGCGAGCCCCGCCGCTACGACGCGGCGTCGCCGCACCCGTCGCTGCGGCACGCCGCCCACGACCGGATGCTGGAGACCGGCCCGGCCGTGCCGCACACCGCTGACGGCCCCGGGCCCACACCCCGCTGA
- a CDS encoding sigma-70 family RNA polymerase sigma factor has protein sequence MAKTTTRATAGRVDGELDGQSPAADLVRVYLNGIGKTALLTAADEVELAKRIEAGLYAKHLLETRKRYGEKRRAALTAVVRDGEAARRHLLEANLRLVVSLAKRYTGRGMPLLDLIQEGNLGLIRAMEKFDYAKGFKFSTYATWWIRQAITRGMADQSRTIRLPVHLVEQVNKLARIKREMHQSLGREASDEELAAESGIAVEKIHDLLDHSRDPVSLDMPVGTDEEAPLGDFIEDAEAMSAENAVIAEMLHTDIRSVLATLDEREHQVIRLRFGLDDGQPRTLDQIGKLFGLSRERVRQIEREVMAKLRYGDRADRLRSYAS, from the coding sequence ATGGCTAAGACGACCACACGTGCCACCGCAGGCCGGGTTGATGGCGAACTGGACGGCCAGAGCCCGGCGGCGGATTTGGTGCGGGTGTATCTCAACGGCATCGGCAAGACCGCGCTGCTGACCGCCGCCGACGAGGTGGAGTTGGCCAAGCGGATCGAGGCCGGCCTCTACGCCAAGCACCTGTTGGAGACCCGCAAGCGCTACGGCGAGAAGCGCCGTGCGGCGTTGACCGCGGTGGTGCGCGACGGCGAGGCCGCCCGACGCCATCTGCTGGAGGCCAACCTGCGGTTGGTGGTGTCGTTGGCCAAGCGCTACACCGGCCGGGGCATGCCCCTGCTGGATCTGATCCAGGAGGGCAATCTGGGTCTGATCCGGGCGATGGAGAAATTCGACTACGCCAAGGGGTTCAAGTTCTCCACCTACGCCACCTGGTGGATCCGCCAGGCCATCACCCGCGGGATGGCCGACCAGTCGCGCACCATCCGGCTGCCGGTGCACCTGGTCGAACAGGTCAACAAACTGGCGCGGATCAAGCGGGAGATGCACCAGAGCCTGGGCCGGGAGGCCAGCGACGAGGAGTTGGCCGCGGAGTCCGGCATCGCGGTGGAGAAGATCCACGACCTGCTCGATCACAGCCGCGACCCGGTGAGCCTGGACATGCCGGTCGGCACCGACGAGGAGGCCCCCCTGGGCGACTTCATCGAGGACGCCGAGGCGATGTCAGCGGAGAACGCGGTGATCGCCGAGATGCTGCACACCGACATCCGCAGTGTGCTGGCCACCCTCGACGAGCGGGAGCACCAGGTCATCCGGCTGCGCTTCGGGCTGGACGACGGCCAGCCGCGCACCCTGGATCAGATCGGGAAACTGTTCGGTCTCTCTCGGGAGCGGGTCCGCCAGATCGAACGCGAAGTGATGGCCAAGCTGCGCTACGGCGACCGGGCCGATCGGCTGCGGTCCTACGCCAGCTGA
- a CDS encoding metal-dependent transcriptional regulator — MNDLVDTTEMYLRTIYDLEEEGVTPLRARIAERLEQSGPTVSQTVSRMERDGLVRVAGNRHLELTETGRALAVSVMRKHRLAERLLVDIIGLPWEEVHAEACRWEHVMSDDVERRLVKVLNNPTTSPFGNPIPGLSELGVDRKLEAEDANLVRLTELPQDSPSAVVVRQLTEHVQGDIDLIARLKEAGVVPNARVTVENNSTRGVTIIMPGHENVTLPHEMAHAVLVEKI; from the coding sequence ATGAACGATCTGGTTGACACCACCGAGATGTACCTGCGGACGATCTACGACCTCGAAGAGGAGGGTGTGACGCCGCTGCGGGCCCGGATCGCCGAGCGGTTGGAGCAGAGCGGCCCGACGGTGAGCCAGACCGTGTCGCGCATGGAGCGCGACGGGCTGGTACGGGTGGCGGGCAACCGGCACCTGGAACTCACCGAGACGGGCCGGGCGCTGGCGGTGTCGGTGATGCGCAAACACCGGTTGGCCGAGCGGTTGCTGGTCGACATCATCGGCCTGCCCTGGGAGGAGGTCCATGCCGAGGCCTGCCGCTGGGAGCACGTCATGAGCGACGACGTCGAGCGTCGGCTGGTCAAGGTGCTCAATAATCCGACCACCTCACCGTTCGGCAACCCGATCCCGGGTCTGAGCGAACTGGGTGTCGACCGCAAACTCGAGGCCGAGGACGCCAACCTGGTACGGCTGACCGAGCTGCCGCAGGACTCCCCGTCGGCGGTGGTCGTCCGCCAACTCACCGAGCATGTGCAAGGCGACATCGATCTGATCGCCCGGCTCAAGGAGGCCGGAGTGGTGCCCAACGCACGGGTGACCGTGGAGAACAACTCGACCCGCGGGGTGACGATCATCATGCCCGGCCATGAGAACGTCACCTTGCCCCATGAGATGGCCCACGCCGTCCTCGTGGAGAAGATCTGA